AAGGCGCTACCTTACGCGTTGCGGACCAGTTGATTCCTGCGAGCTTGCGAAGGGTCCGCGTAGCCATCGCATTCCTGGTCCTCAGGCCGTTCGATATCGTACCCACACTGGTGAACCGGCTGCTCGGTTGGGCCGTTGTCAGATTGCGTGTTCAGTTACGCGGACGCGGATCACTGTGATACAGCGTCAAAATAATTTCGACCTGCTGCACACGCCTAGGCAGGCTACTGGGATCTCATTAACTGTGCCCCGCTCTAGTAGCGCGGATGACAGAATTAAAGCTGTTGCCAGCAGCTGTGTGAAAGTTGCGTCGCTCATGGAATGTGGTTTGTGAGTTGCCGGCGCGCCGCGCCGGCAACAGGCCTGTCAGGCACGCGCTTTACCCCATATTCTGATAAAATTTGCTGTTGCTCTTCGCTTGAAGCAGAAAGCGAATATGCGGATGATACCGGGCTTTATTCGCCATGCCCCGACCCATTTACTGTGCGAGCGGATGCCGTAAACGACTATGACCATAATCAATCACCAAACCATACTTGAAACGGGCCGCTATCGCGAGTTGTCCCTGCGTGATGCGGACCCCGCTATTATCGCCAGTCTCCACCGTTTCATGCTGCGCCTGCGCCGGTGCGAGCAGGCGCTGGCTAAGGAGTACCACCCGGCCGACGAAATGCGCTGCCCGGTTCATTTCTGTATCGGACAGGAAGCGGTGCCCGCAGCGCTCAGCGAGTTGCTGACTCAGGACGATTACCTGTTCAGCCATCATCGCTCGCACGGTCATTATCTTTCCAAAGGCGCGCCGATGCGCGCGATGTTTGCCGAGCTCTACGGCAAGGAAACCGGAGCGAACGGCGGCAAGGCGGGTTCGCAGGACATCTCCTACGGTCCGGCCAATTTTTTCAGCGGCGCCATTCTGGCTGGCGCAACGGCAATAGCGGTAGGAGCGGCACTTGCTTTTCAATTGCGCGGCGAGAGGCACGTAGTGGTGGCCGGCTTTGGCGAATCAGCAACCGACGAAGGCATTTTCTGGGAAACCATCAGTTACGCGGCACTGCGCAAATTGCCTGTGATATTCGTATGCGAGAACAACAAATACTCGGTCTTTTCGCCGCAGCTCAAGCGCCAATCGGCGGACAATATCAGCGAGCGGGTCGCGACATTCGGCGTGAAGAGCGTACCGTTGTTCGGGAATGACGTGGTCAAGGTTCATGCCGCCATCGCGGCCGCGATCGACGATGCGCGCGCAGGCAGAGGACCTTCTTTCATAGAAGCCTACACCTATCGCTGGAGCGGACATTACGGGCCCGAAAGCGATGATCTGGTCGGTTACCGCTCACCCGAGGAGATTTTGGCATGGAAGGCGAATTGTCCTATCGCCTTGCTGGAAGATGCCATGATATCTCGCGGTTGGCTTTCGGATGCCGACAAAGTGGAAATAATTCGTGGCATCGATGAAGAAATCGCCGATGCCTTCCGTTTCGCCAAGAGCAGTCCGTTTCCGCGCGCTGCAGACTGGGCATCGATGAACCTGAGCACACAGAGCCCGCTGGCCGACAAACTGCTTCTCGACGTCCATGTCGACGAATTCGATGAAAATCAAATCGCTGAGCAGGCAAAAGGCTACTGAAACTGGAGATTGATGTGGAAAAAGCACGTTCGCTGCGCGCCCATGCCGCTGCTGACCAAAGTACGGCGCAGCCGCTGCCGGCAACCCGTAAATGCTCTTATGCTGAAGCCATCAATGAGGGGCTTAGCCAGGCCATGGAGCTCAGCGACCAAGTATTGGTCCTGGGGCAGCTTGTCGACTACAAGCCGGGTGTGTTCGGCACGACTACCGGGCTTGTCGAGAAGTTCGGCACCGACCGAGTCCAGGATTTTCCGGTTGCCGAAAGCGTGATGACTTCAGCGGCGATCGGCGCCGCACTTGCCGGAATGCGGCCGGTTCTGATCCACCATCGGCTGGACTTCATGATTTATTCGATGGACGCGATCGTGAACTGGCTCTCGCTGTGGCGTTTCAAGTCCAACAACGAGACGGGACTTCCGGTCGTCATACGCGCGATCGTAGGCAAGGGCTGGGGGCAGGGTCCGCAGCATTCCAAAAGTCTTCATGCGTGGTTTGCTCATCTGCCCGGCGTGAAGGTGGCGGTGCCCGCCACGGCCTTCGATGCCAAGGGGCTGCTCCTTGAAAGCATTTTTGGGGAGGATCCCGCGATTATCATTGAACACCGCTCCATGTTCGGCCTGGTCGGTAACGTTCCGTCCCAGCCGTATCGTGTGCGATATGGCAAAGCCGTAATACGCCGCAAGGGCAAGCAGGTAACACTGGCTGCGATCGGTATGATGGTGCCGCTCGCGCTGCGCGCTGCAGCCCGGCTCGCCACGCAATCCGTAGACGCAGAAGTAATCGATCTTAGAACCGTGTCGCCGCTCGACATATGCAGTATCTGCGAGTCGGTTGCCAAGACCGGCAGACTGGTCGTCGCCGATCCGGCGTGGTGTACGGGCAGCGTGGCGGGGGAAATCATCGCCGCGGTTTGCGAACGCGAAGGGCGGCGCCTGAAAGCGAATCCGGGACGGGTATGCCTGCCGGACAGTCACACGCCGATGAGCTCGGCGCTGGAGGAAGTCTACTATCCCAACGAGGTTTCGATCGTAAATCAGGTTCTCACGCAATTTAAATGAAAACCTGGTGTGTATTACCGCTGCAGGCGCAGGCATGCATTGTCAGGCAAGGCAATCTGCAAGCGCCAAGCGTGAGTGATTGCAGCGATGGTGATGCGGGCCGCACAGAAAGTAATGATCACCGGCGTAAGTGGCTTCATCTGCCGGAGGTCGAAATCCAGGTAGGCTGAGTGGGCTCTCGATTAGGCGTAATTCGCCAATTCCTTACCGATATCCGGAGCGCCGGGCGTGAACGATTCGCCGGTCTCTTCGACCTTTCGTACCTGCACTACGCGCTTGGAGATGCGCTGACCGCGCAAATGAATATCGCCTGTCTGGCCCGTGAGGCAGGTTGTACGGGAATAGACCTCTGCTTGTTTGTTGACCCAGTCTATCCCGCGGCGCAGGCCCAGGATTTTATCAACCGTTACAATTACCCGGTGCATCTTGACAACCTGTTTCCGGCATTCCTCTGTCTGCCGGGGCTCAGCTCAATTCGCCTCGTCCGGGATTCGGTGACGGCCGGGCTCATCCTGTGCTCCCTCGCCGCAAGCCGCACTCCCATGTGGCCTTCCCTCCACCAACATCTGCGGCGCCGCATGACCTACCCGATGAGTCACGATATCATCAACCGGTTTTACGCACGCGAGGGCTTTGTGCCGCAGCTGGCCGCTCCGAGGGGCTACGGGCGGTGGGCACGGGAATTCCTTCTGCAGCACTGGCCAGACCGGTTTGTCGTGTGCATCAATCCTCGCCAGAGCCGGCTCAATGCGATTCCGGCCGCAACGTACCGCGATTCACCACTCAACGAATGGCATGCGTTCATTGATACCGTGGCCGACCGTTACCCGGACGTCCACTTCCTGATGCTCGGGGGTTTCCACGAGTGGGAAAGCGTGCTGACACGCCGGCCGAACGTCAGCATCCCACGCGTCATGGGACTGACTCTTGCACATGAACTCGCGCTCCTGCGTTCGGCTGACTTGTTCATGGGAGCTTCTAGCGGATTCTCGACGATGGCAACCTTCACTGACGTTCCCTATGTGATCACCAATTACGAGCATCTTTTCGCGTCGGTAGCGGGGGTTGAGGTTAATGCGCCCCGCTACCCGTTCGCCACCGAGCATCAGCACCTCGTGTGGCTGAAGGAAGATGCCGCGCTGCTGATGAAGTACTTCGAGGCCGTGTACCATCGCCTTCAACCACAGGAATAACGCGAACATGTTGGAGTTCATAGCTCGTTTACCTGGCCGTCTCGGCCGGTTATATGGGTGGTTCACCGGGCGGCGCCCGTTCCCACCCACAGTGAATTCGCCGCGCCAACTCTATGCCCTGATTGCGCATAATATGATCCGCCGTTCGTACTTCTTCCGCACGCTGTACGCAGTAGCAGCTAGCATTTTCAAGTATAAGGAGCGAATCTTAGCGGACCGCATTAACTTCGGCGCAAGGCTGCATGGTCCCGTAACCGTCGACACGCTGCGTAACGCGGTGCTGTGGCAACGCTACGTGCTTAATGCCCCGCCGTCCAAGCTCAAGGCCCACGCGAATTTCCACATTTCCGGCAACGCCGAGCAGGTGCAGCTCGATCGCCTGATGTCGCTCCTGCTGATGTCTGACGTATTTGCCAACGTGAACGTGTTTTTCGACGAGCAAGCGGCGCACGATGCCCATGTTTTCGCGCTCACTGTCGCCGAGGAGCGCCGGGGACGTGAAGATGAGTGCGATCTCGATGCGTCCCAACAGGTCCGCGCAGAGATGTTCGACAACCCAGGCTGGACGCGGATCTTCTCGACCACCGGCTTCGAGCGGAACGCCAACAACTACCTGAAGACTGCGCATCCCGGGGCGTTCGTTGTGGCCCTCGGTCTTCCCGAAAACGACGAGGGCTTCTGTGATGAGTGGATCGGGCCGTGGGAAGAAGCGGTTCGCGCCCTCGCGCCCGAGTTCCCCGATGTAACCTTTGTGGTGCTGAACAGGGTGGGGCCGATTGCTCTCCAATCGCCTGCAGGCTCGATGCGTAGTGCGATTGCATTCGCCAGGAAGGCCGGGCTCACGCTGGCGGAGGCCGCGTGTCTGGCCCGGAAGGCAGACGCCTTCATTGGACAGATGGACATGTTCGGCCTGGCCGCGCGCGCGGCGCGGCGCCCGGGGGTGTACATGATGAGCCCTGAGCGCGCGGACTTGTCTGATCCCGAAGCAGGTATTATTCACACGGGATTGTTGGCTCCGAACGAAGCGATGGCGCAGTTCCGGGCCCTCCTGGCTAACCGCCCGGCGCCGGCTGCAGCAGCATCTAAAGCGTTGTCAGACTCGGAGTCTAACAAGCGTCTGAGACGCTAGGCTCCGGTATCTCGAACGCAAGTCCGAGACGGAGCTAGCTATTCGCCTCCGATTCGTTCGCTCCTGATTCGGGTTAAGGAGTCCAGGAGCTTGGGCATGTCGTCAGGGGCAAAAAAGCGGGCTCGCCAGTATGCCAGTGCCAGATGGATTGGGTCCCGGGCGCCGCTGCCTGGCTCTACGGTGAGACGAATCTGTTGGCCATCCAAATCAATTCCGCTGAGCATAAAAGCGACCTCTGTTTCTCGAACACGTCGGTTGATTTCGTCCCGTGTAAAAAAGCGACTATTCTCCGGGGGATAAGGAATGGCCAACCGGGTCGTTTTTTGGAATGCCGCTGAAATAATCTCGGTCCAGATTGAGGTGGGGTAGTTCCATGTCCGCAGGGTTCTATCCCTGGGAAGTTTGTCGATCACTTGGATCACAGATGCCTGACCGACAAGCTGGTCATGAGCAACCTTCTCGATGGCGGAGCGATAATAAGCGTAATGGGCTTGCCAGTCAGCGTGATTTCGCCAATTGGAAAATGATTGCGCGACGATAAGAGCGGCAAAAGCGCCTATGGCAACTCGCCGCCGGAGGAGCCCTGAGCCCTGCGGTTCGGGCGCTTGGAATGACGCTCGAAGCTTCAAGAGCATGCAGAACAGCGCCGCTGTGATCCAACTGACGGATAGGGGAAAAAGCACACTGTCCCGGCTGTTAAAGCCGTACGCATAGAAAGTGCGCCGCCCTACTAAGTAGTAAGGCAATGCCGTGCCGAGCAGCGCCAGAATACCAAGGCCGAATAACATTTTAAGGTGGCTTCTAGCCGCCTCGGCGTCGTTCTCGAAACGCGCCAGCACCAGCCGGCTGCCAAGGAACACAATGAGGAAGATCACCACCGCAGCCAAAGAACCGATTGGAATTGAGAAAGGGACAAAAATATTGGTGCCCAAAATGTCCGGAATGAGCCGCAAGTAGGAGATGAAGATGCGGATCCAATCAAAACTAATCTTGTTGTAACGAACATATATGCCCACGCGCGGCATCAATGTCTCTTTGAGAACCCAAAAAACAATGGGAAGTACAAGAAAATCCAGGTGACGGATAAGAAATACCCTCGCGTTCAAGAATAATGTGCGCAAGTCTTTTAGTTCATTCTGCAGAGAGGCATAAAACACTGCGGGAACCAACGCATAAAAAAGCACAAGAAGAGAGTTGAGTGAAAAGGAGAGGAACAGAGCAGAAAGGGCGATCACCCGAATAGCAAGCCTGCGCCTCGTGGAGGAGGCCACCTGAATGAAAAAAAGCATACCTACCAGGAATGACGCAATAATCAAACTGTATATCAGCCCGGCTAAATGAAAACCTTCTCCGCTCCATGCGGGACAGCATGCTGCTGAAGCGCCTGCCAACGTAGCGAATAGCAGATTTCCATGTGCGACCCTCTTCGAAATCAGCATGATGAGAACGGCGCTTATTATCACGCTTGAAAAGTAGATTATCTTGGCGATCAGGACCGAAGTTGCAGCGTGTTGCACGAAGGCAATGAACGGAAAATCGACGAGAATATATGGCGTAACGCCATAACTGCTAAAAAACTGAAACATCCAATCCGGCCGTGCCTGAGTGATCCAGGTCAGCACAATCCAATCGTCCCACATGATGCTATCGCTGAGGAGCGCCGGCCAGTTCGCGAATATTCCCACAGCGATGACCAGAGCTAAAGCGGTGCCACGCGTTAGCGGCCTTTCCTGATTTAACAATTGGGAACCAAGGGCAGAAAGAGCATCCAAGGAAGGAGGCGGATCGGCATTTAACGTCATGAATCTCTCGCATGCAGACGGCGCTCGTTACAGTAACAGTTCTTCGCTCGTCGGTCTAGCAAGACGGCAAAGGTCTTCATGTTAAAATAATCAATTTGGAATTAAGCTTTTTTTGCGGGATAGGCTGTGACGTGACAATTTCTTGGTCATTCCGTGAGCCTCAAGGAGATGGTGCGTTGGTGTTGCAAGCTAAACTGGATGCGATAGATGAGTAATGACCTCCTCATATTTATCTCGACTTACAACGAAAGGGAGAACGTTGAGGGAATCCTTCGACAGATATTGGACCTGAAACTCCATGCGGATATTTTGTTCGTTGACGGCAAGACGCCGGATAGCGTGTACTTTAATTCGCTGCCGCAGAAACTGGCAGCTTAACCCGCAGAGCTTCACTTATCGGAACCTAAATTCTGTCTTAACGAGTGGGGCCACTTCTGTCAGGATGTCGACTCAAGGATTTTACAGAACTGCGAATACTTGGGCTGAAAGTATGAATGTCGGAAGAAGATGTGAATAACGAGACTGGAAAACCCAGATGCCAATTTACTACTGGTGCTATGGAGGATTATTACTCATTGATATATCTGGAACAGGGAAATTTAAATATGTTTCTTGGATCTAATACGCGGAAAGAGTCTTAAATTGAGGACCGCTTTGAAATACAAACGGCTTGTTGCTAAATGCTTGACCCTATCGGCTAAATTTGTATTGACCGTTGCATTGTTATGGTACCTTTTCCGCAGCGTGGATTTCCGAGACATGCTGGTCGAACTCAAGAATTCCAATGTATTTCTCCTAATTGCCGGCATCGTCCAGCTCAGCCTTCAACCTTTGCTTGCATCATTGCGCTGGCGCGTTGTCATGAGCCGTCTTGGATCTACTTTGCCATTCATGCAAATTCTGCGCATCACCTATATTGGTACTTTCTTTAATCAAGCGCTGCCCGCTACTGTCGGAGGTGATGCTGTACGGATGTGGCTGGCCCATAAGTCAGGTTGCACCGTTAAAAATGCTATGAACAGTATCGTGCTGGATCGCGCGGCAATGTTAATGGGTTTGATTCTCATGGTGGCGCTGACCATGCCCTGGCTGGCACATCATATTGAAATGGGGAATCTGATATGGCTGGTTCCACTCTTGTTGATTGGCGGAGTGAGTGGACTCGCGATAGTCATGTTGGGGGACAGATTGTCACGGTCGCTGCACAAATGGCGCGCCGCTCGGGCAGTGGCTTACCTTGCAGCAGATACAAGGCGTATATTTCTCACTCCCGACTCGCTAGGGATCGTGATGGCTTTATCTGTAATCGGTTGCATCAACATAATAATAGCGGTTTTCTTTTTTGCCTTGGCTTTTGATCAGAATGTACCTTTGTTTTATTTCTTGACATTGATTCCCCCGGTTATTCTGGTCAGCACTCTTCCGATTTCCATTGGCGGATGGGGCACACGCGAAATGGCAATGGTTTCTACTTTAAGCACAGTGGCGATCCAGCCTAGCATTGCACTGCTGATTTCCGCTTTTCTTGGGCTGGGCAGCATCATTATCAGTCTGCCTGGCGCCATATTCTATTTACTCTACCGCCACGGCATGACAGCCGGTTATGCTGAGCAGCGCGACATCTTATGAATACAGAGTTAGGCACCGCTCAATCTTGCCCTTGCTTATACCTGGAACGTGGCTTTACATTACTTGGACGCAGTCGGTAAAAGTTTGTTATAGCTACGGCAGAAACATATCTGATGCATCATCTTGATTTTTCGCTTTCACCGGTCATGCTTTATGCATTGATTGCCGGTACGGCATTACCGCTGTACCTGCTAATCATCGTGCGGTTGCCTATTGTTGCTGAGCGTAATGCTGTGCAGTTTCTGATTGGTATTCTCGTGATGATTGCATTTTGGGGCGGGGCCTTTTTGCTATGGCCGGGAGCAGGTAAAGCCACCTTCGGGGATATTGTGGCTGCTTTAATGATTCTCTGTGGATTGGGTTTATTTTATTTGGAGGCGTGGGCGCTGCTGTCACGTGGGTATACCCTTGGTTTGCTTTTAACTTTGCTGAAAGCAGACAGGCCTTTGACGGAAGGCGAGCTTGCACAACGCTATCGAGGCGGTGAGGGTTTGTCCTGGATTATGCAGCATCGTTTGTCCGGGCTAATCGCTGCTGGCCTTATTAAAAACCAGGAAGGAGTGCTTACTCTTACCGCTTTTCCGGGGGTTATGGTGGCGTGGTTATATAAAATTAGTATTGGTGCTATTGGCTTGCAAAGGACTGGGTAATGACTGAGGCATTTTTCAGCGGAGTATGCGGTTTCACGGCTTATTTGGTTCTTACTGCTTGTCTGCTGCGATTGCTCCAACGAAAAGCGCCTGCGCTGGTTGCCATTACTGCATCGATTCTGGTCTATATGGTAGTGCTGCTGTTTGCAATACTTTCGGGCCGCGTGGTAATGTTTTGGTATTTATCCGCCACTTACTGGTTCCTGGTGTTGTGCTTTCTTGTTATGTTTGGGGCGGTCTACAAATCCATATCACTGCGCATTTTGTTTGACCTGTTAAACCAGCCCACCAGATCAGAACTTTATGCCCGTATTCTTGAGCGTTATATCCAGCAGGAGAGTTATATGAGTCGACTCCAAGTAATGATGTCCGACGGGCTTGCAGTACAGCTGCCGACCGGCTTCCAGCTTACTGAAAAGGGCCACAGGATTGCTGCGACAATCCATGCAGTCCAGCAAGCATTTAATATTCAGCGGAGTGGGTAGAATTTCGAACTCGATGGACGGTCATTAAGTGGCAAATCCGCCTGAATCCTTATCACCTGATGAGCACAACTTGGCTGAGACAACTCCCTCGAATATTGATGTTTCGTTTTTTGTTCCCTGTTACAACGAGGAGGCTAATGTCACCGGCGCAATCGAGAAGCTGGTTAATGCTTCGAAAATCAGCGGGATTTCTTATGAGATACTGATTTTCGATGATTGCTCACAGGACCGGACGGTTGATTGCGTCAGGGCCTATCAAAACAATCATCCCGAGTTCCCGATTCGCTTTTTCACTAATGAAATCAACCGTGGTGTTTCGCGAAATTTCGTAGAGGGGGCATTTATGGGAAAGGGAAAATATTACCGCCTGGTTTGCGGCGATGATATCGAGCCTCTTGAGACACATTTGGAGGTTCTGAGGCACATTGGCCAGGCCGATATAATTATTCCGTATTTCACCGAGATTAGAGGACGTAAGGCGTATCGTCGTATTATCTCTAGGCTTTACACGGCATTGGTCAATCTGGCAAGCGGTTACTCATTGCGATACTACAATGGCTGTCCTTTGTATAAACGCTACGACGTTATGCGCTTCCACGTGGAAACCACTGGCTTCGGTTATCAAGCTGAATTCCTGACCCGTCTGTTGCACGAGAATAAATCTTACTTGGAAATCCCGCTCATTTCGGTGGACAGAGAAGGTTCCGGTTCCCTCAACCTGAGAAATTTTCTGTCCGTTGCCCATTCTCTGTTTAAGATTGCACTGAGGCGGTTAAGGGTATATTTGTTTAAGTAAACGTGTACTCCCTTTTCTTGTGAAATTTTAGTGAAATAATACTTACGTGAACCCGGCCCAAGCTGAAGTCATAGCTAATCCCACCTATTACCAAAGGCGTGGTCAGTGTCCATGCTGCGGAGCCACATCGTCACGTGCGAAACCGGCGATGGCATCAATTCCTCCAGCGGAGTCTTTGGCGCTGGAGGAACACGGTAAATTCCTTTCCGGTTATGCTTCTGCAAGAGTCTTTTTCACCTATTACAAATGCGGTGATTGCGAAGCGTTATACTGCCCCACTTACTACAGTCATGAACAACTGGATCAATTATATAGCCGTCAGGCCGAGAACATGGCTGAAGTGCCGCTCGCGGCACGTTTGCGTACGCAAGAGGCTTACTCCAAGCCGCTGATGCTTTACAGCCGAATGGCCGGCGGCTTTCTGGAAATTGGCAGTGACATCGGACTT
This Burkholderiales bacterium DNA region includes the following protein-coding sequences:
- a CDS encoding transketolase C-terminal domain-containing protein translates to MEKARSLRAHAAADQSTAQPLPATRKCSYAEAINEGLSQAMELSDQVLVLGQLVDYKPGVFGTTTGLVEKFGTDRVQDFPVAESVMTSAAIGAALAGMRPVLIHHRLDFMIYSMDAIVNWLSLWRFKSNNETGLPVVIRAIVGKGWGQGPQHSKSLHAWFAHLPGVKVAVPATAFDAKGLLLESIFGEDPAIIIEHRSMFGLVGNVPSQPYRVRYGKAVIRRKGKQVTLAAIGMMVPLALRAAARLATQSVDAEVIDLRTVSPLDICSICESVAKTGRLVVADPAWCTGSVAGEIIAAVCEREGRRLKANPGRVCLPDSHTPMSSALEEVYYPNEVSIVNQVLTQFK
- a CDS encoding thiamine pyrophosphate-dependent dehydrogenase E1 component subunit alpha, giving the protein MTIINHQTILETGRYRELSLRDADPAIIASLHRFMLRLRRCEQALAKEYHPADEMRCPVHFCIGQEAVPAALSELLTQDDYLFSHHRSHGHYLSKGAPMRAMFAELYGKETGANGGKAGSQDISYGPANFFSGAILAGATAIAVGAALAFQLRGERHVVVAGFGESATDEGIFWETISYAALRKLPVIFVCENNKYSVFSPQLKRQSADNISERVATFGVKSVPLFGNDVVKVHAAIAAAIDDARAGRGPSFIEAYTYRWSGHYGPESDDLVGYRSPEEILAWKANCPIALLEDAMISRGWLSDADKVEIIRGIDEEIADAFRFAKSSPFPRAADWASMNLSTQSPLADKLLLDVHVDEFDENQIAEQAKGY
- a CDS encoding glycosyltransferase family 2 protein codes for the protein MANPPESLSPDEHNLAETTPSNIDVSFFVPCYNEEANVTGAIEKLVNASKISGISYEILIFDDCSQDRTVDCVRAYQNNHPEFPIRFFTNEINRGVSRNFVEGAFMGKGKYYRLVCGDDIEPLETHLEVLRHIGQADIIIPYFTEIRGRKAYRRIISRLYTALVNLASGYSLRYYNGCPLYKRYDVMRFHVETTGFGYQAEFLTRLLHENKSYLEIPLISVDREGSGSLNLRNFLSVAHSLFKIALRRLRVYLFK
- a CDS encoding lysylphosphatidylglycerol synthase transmembrane domain-containing protein, translated to MKYKRLVAKCLTLSAKFVLTVALLWYLFRSVDFRDMLVELKNSNVFLLIAGIVQLSLQPLLASLRWRVVMSRLGSTLPFMQILRITYIGTFFNQALPATVGGDAVRMWLAHKSGCTVKNAMNSIVLDRAAMLMGLILMVALTMPWLAHHIEMGNLIWLVPLLLIGGVSGLAIVMLGDRLSRSLHKWRAARAVAYLAADTRRIFLTPDSLGIVMALSVIGCINIIIAVFFFALAFDQNVPLFYFLTLIPPVILVSTLPISIGGWGTREMAMVSTLSTVAIQPSIALLISAFLGLGSIIISLPGAIFYLLYRHGMTAGYAEQRDIL